CCGTCCAAAGCCAGGCTCATCCGCTGGCTGCCGGTTCTGACGCTCCGGTTTGTGATTCGGGACATCCCGCTGCTGGGCTACTGGCAGTTCAGCACCCGCGCCGTACAGACCACCATTCCGAACCTGCGCAACAAATTTGACGAGTACATCAAGCTATTTGGTAGCGTACAATACCTGCCGTTTTTGCTGAAAGTCAAGAAGGTGAAGTCCAATAAACCGGGGATGGTCTACCAGTATCCGATTGTCGATCTGGTGCCGCAATTTTCCTTCGAAACCGCCCACCGCCTGGCCCGCTACCTCCGCGAAAACCCGAACGCCGACGCCAGCCACTGGCTAAACGAGCAGGGCGACAAACCCCAGCAGTTATCGTCGGCGGAGGAATAATTTAGTAGCTAAAAGTGAATCAACATGAATAGAAGTATACTATTATTAGCATTTATCTCACTAATAATTGCTTCTTTATTTATCTCTTATGTTTCATTCATTAGTAGAGAATGGGAAACATTAACGGCCTTTATATCTTTAACAATTGCAATTATTTCTGCTTGGGTCGCCTATGAAACCTTCTATATTCAAAACCAATCTAAAAGGCCACAAATTGTTCTTACTATAGACTCCCAGAGCCGCCATAGCTTACTTCAACTTGTTTGTCAAAATTTAGGCGAAAAACCAGCATTCAACATTGACATTTCATGGAATAGGCCATTAAAAGACTCAAATGAAACCCTTATAACATTTAAGCCAAGCCCGGAAATAGTTGATTGTGAAATTCCTGTTTTAAATTCAAAAGAAAAAGTTTCAGTTATGATCGATGAGATAAATAGGTTTTACAAGCACTTCAAAGACAATAGTATGTATTACTCTGGAATAATTTCTTTTCAAGAATCCTTAACTAGTAATAAGAAAACATCTTACAATTTTCAATTTTCGTTTGAACAATACTCCAAGACCTTAATTTCGGAAAGCGAACTCCCTAAAACTCTTTTTGAACTACAAAAACTCCCAAAAGAACTTGATAGTATAAAAAAAGAACTAAAACTTTTAAGAAATATATTCGAAAATAAATAGCTGCCTCAAACAATCAGCTTATACCCCACACCCCGCACGTTCACAATCTGCACCTGCGGGTCGTCTTTCAGGTACCGGCGCAACCGGGTGATGAACACATCCAGGCTCCGGCCGTTGAAAAAACTGTCGTTGCCCCACAGATCGAGCAACACGGCGGAGCGTTCCAGCACCTGGTTGCGCTGCTCATACAGCCTTTTCAGCAATTCGGCTTCGCGGTGCGACATGGCTATTTCCTGGCCGTTTAACGCCAGCTTCTGCTTGGGATAATCGAAGTAATAACGGCCAATCGGCAAGCGATCTGGCGCAGCAGTGCGAACCGCCCGGTTGCGGGTCAGAAGGGCTTTAATGCGTACAATCAGCTCGTCGATGCTGAACGGTTTTTTGAGGTAATCGTTGCCGCCCAGCTCAAACCCGCGCACCACATCGGCGGTTTGCGAACGGGCCGTCAGAAAAATAATGGGCACATCAGGATCGGTCTGCCGGATGCGCTCGGCTAGCGTAAACCCGTCGAGCTTGGGCATCATCACATCGGCCACCACCGCATCCGGCGGCTGCTTCCGGAACATGGCATACCCTTCCTCGCCGTCGGCGGCATACAAAACCGTAAAACCCCGTACTTCCAGGCTGTCGCGGACGATCATGCCCAGGGCGAGTTCATCTTCAATGAGTAGTATGGTTGGCATGTTATCAGGAAAGTTGTTTCGCGGAGTGTGGCCGAGGCTTTTGGAGAGAAGCGGAGCCTCGGCTACACTCTTTTACGCTCCGATCAACTCTGCGAAATAGCCTTAATCAGCAAGTTGGAATCCAGATTGTAAATTCGCTCCCCTGCCCCAGCTCACTCGCCACGTGGATGCGGCCACCGTGTTTCTCCACCACCTGCCGGACGTACGACAACCCCAGCCCAAAGCCTTTCACCGGGTGCAGATTACCCGTCGGTACCCGGAAAAACCGCTCGAAAATGGCTTCGTGGTAGGCCTTCGGAATACCGTGGCCGTTGTCCAGCACCGTTAGTTGCCAGCCCTGCTCATCAATCCGGCTGTAAACCCGAATCCGTACCGAATCCGACGAGTACTTGATGGCGTTGTCAATCAGGTTGTTGATCGCGTTTTCCATGTGCAACCGGTCGGCCTGCACCGGCGCGTTTCCCGGTTCGTGTACGACTTCGATCTCGACCGACCGGGCCGGAGCGCCAGCCTGCGCTTTCAACTGCTGGTTTTCCACCACTTCACGGATCAGTCCGGCGGGCCGGAGCCATTCGCGGTGCAGTTCCAGCTCTTTTTTTTCATCAACCGCCATGTTCAGCACCTTTTCGACCAGGTCCGAAAGCCGTTGCAGTTCATTCTTGGAAATGCCCAGATACGTCTGCGTTTTCTGCGGATCGTTCAGCGCGCCAAAATGCTGGAGGGCTTCCACGGCCGCCGACACCGTGGCAATGGGCGTTTTCAACTCGTGGGTCATATTATTAATGAAATCGTTCTTGATTTCCGACAGCTTTTTCTGCTTCAGAATGGTCGACATCGTGTAAAGAAAACACCAGGTCGTCAGGACCAGCAGCAGCGCCGATCCCGCCAGCGTCCCGCTCATCTTCCGCAGAATATAACCCGTCGGGCTTCCGAAAGACGCCTGCAGAAACTGGTTTTTCACCGGGTTAATTGGCATCGGCGCGGTTTTAATGGGCCACTCGGCGGGGTCCTGGCTGTCCATCAGTGTCCGGAACAACTCCGGCTTCAACTGAATTGTGTCCAGTTGGTATACGGCGTACACATCGCGCAGCTGCAATTCCGCCTGGTAGGTTGAATCAAACTTTTTGAGGTTGAAACGGTGTCCGCCCGCCCAATCGACAATCAACCGGTCGGAAATTTTACGGGCCAGGGTGTCGATCAGAATTCGGTGGCGGGGTTGTCGCAGTACGCGCACGTTGATGCGCGGCCCATCGGTCCGGATGAAAATACTGTCATTCAGGTGGTTGACAATCATTCGCTCTGTCGAAGCATCGTCGGACTCCATTTCCCGAAAACGGCGCTGTCCGCGCTTTTTGTCGACGGTAGCTTCGGCCCGAAACAACTGTCGGGCATCGTTGAACTGCTGCTTTTCCACCGCCGAGATGAACGCCCCCCGCACCGTCCGCCGAAACTGCTGCTCGTTGATTTGGTAGCTGGTAAAGAGCCAATACCCCTGAAACGCCACGACGCCCAGGATGCAAACCGTCATCAGGATAAAGATCGACCGAATGCGCTGTTTCATAGGGCTCAAAAATACCCGTTTTTCGGCTGGCTTCCCAAGCTCGTTAACACTGTTTAACACTAAATAACAGTGCTTTACAAGCCCGATCCGCATCTTTGCTCCGTTCTTTTTAATCCATTTTCCGTATGAAGACCTTCCCATTGATCGCCGTTGGGATTTTGGCCGCCCAGACGGCTTTTGCTCAGCCCAAATCCGGCAAAATCACGTATGAAGTCATGCAAAAAGTCGACCTTTCGCAGATGCGGATCGTCATCAACGGGCAGGAAGTCCGGCCGGGCAGCCCCGATGCGCCCGCTGTCGATCTTCCCGAGACCCGGTCTTTCCTCCAGTATTTTGTTTTTGCCGGAAACCACGGCAAGGAAGAACAGGACGGCAGCACGGGCGGTATCACCATCCGGCAGTTTTCTCCAGATAGCGGACCCGAGTCAGGTCCGGGTGGTCCGGAAGGACGGAGAAGCCGGAATTTCAGTGGCCGCCCGTTTGAGCGGAGCGTCTTCATCGATCTCGCGGCCCAAAAAACCGTTGAAGTCGTAACCATTAAAAAAGATTCGGTGACGAAACACTACCAGACCGAGCTACCCCTAAACCGGGCAACGGGTTGGCAGGAATCCGGCAAATCGAAAAAAATTGCGGGTTTCACCTGTCAGAAAGCAACGGTTGCGTACCGAAATGTGACTTATACGGTATGGTACACCACCGACCTGCCTTTTACGTATTCGCCCGTGCCGAGCCTGACGCCCGAAAAAGGCGTGGTACTGCAAATCGAAAGCGATCAGGAAGCGTACAAAGCGACGAAAATTGCGGAGCAAAACGTAGCCGAAAGCGACGTGATGCCGCCCAAAACCGCGCAGATGGTGACGCCCGACGAACTGGCCTTGATCCGGCAGAAAGCAATGGCCGACATGCGTCAGAAAGTAATGAACGACTTCCAGAACCGGAACTAGATTACCGAAACCAAGCCCCCGTATGCGCCAACTTTTCCTTTTCTCCCTGCTTCTGATCAGCGGCACAACCGCAGTGGCTCAATCGCAGGTGCGGGGCCTCGTGGTTGATTCGACCACGCGAAAACCGCTCATGGAAGCCACCGTTTCGCTGCTGTCGGCGCGGGATTCATCGGTGGTTACGTTCATGATCACCAACGGCGAGGGGGCGTTTGCGTTCAATAAAGTGACGGCTGGTAACTACCGCATTCTGATTACGTATGTTGGCTACCGCAACAAATCGAAGCGAATTTCGGTCAGCCCCGACAAGCCGACGCTCGATGCCGGCACGTTTGAACTGATGACTCAGGCCGTTGATCTGCATGAAGTGGTGGTGAAGCAGGAAGCGCCCCCCATCACGATCAAACAGGATACCGTCGAGTTCAACGCCAACTCGTTTAAAACGCAACCCAACGCGATGGTGGAAAGCATGTTGAAGAAACTGCCGGGCGTGGAAGTCGACCGCGACGGCACCATCAAGGCGCAGGGGCAGGAAGTGAAAAAGGTGCTGGTGGACGGCAAACCGTTTTTCGGCGACGACCCGAAAATGGCGACCCGCAACCTCCCCGCCGACATCATCGACAAGGTTCAACTTGTTGATCAGCAATCCGACCAGGCGCAATTTACCGGTATTGATGACGGCAACCGGAACAAAGCCATCAACCTGGTTACGAAGAAAGAAAAGCGCAAAGGCTATTTTGGCCAGCAAACTATCGGCGCTGGCCCCAACGAAACAGACGACATGCGCTATGCCGCCCGGCTGAATCTCAACCGCTTCAACGGTGAGCAGCAGATTTCGATCATCGGTCAGGCCAACAACGTAAATTCGCAGGGTTTTACGGGGCAGAGCATTTTTGGCGGGGGGGCCGGACTGGGCGCCAACTTCGGCGGGGGCGGTATCATCGTTGCGGATGGACGCGGTGGAAGAAGTGGGGGCGGCTTCGGGGGCAGCTCGAACGCCATCACCCGGACGCTCGCCGGGGGGCTGAATTACCGTAATGCCTGGGGCAAGAAAGCGGATCTTTCCGCCAGTTATTTCCTGAACGACCTCCATACCATTACCGATCAGCAAAGCCGTCGGCAGTACGCCCTGCCCGATACTTCTTACCAGGTCAATCAGAACAGCACGTCGCGCAACCAGACCTCCAGCCACCGGTTCAACGTGCGGTTCACTTACCAGCTCGACTCGCTGACGACGCTGCGGATTGAGCCGGGTTTCACGGTGCAAAACTCCTTATTTCAGAGCCTCAACCAGTCGCAGACGCTGACCAGTGACGCCGTTGGTACGGGTGGCCCCGTAGATTCCACCAACCTGATCAACACCAGCCTTACGCGGTACAACTCAACCGGAAACGGGATTTCGGGCAATAATAACGCCCTGCTGATGCGGAAGTTTAAGCGCAAAGGTCGCACGCTTTCGCTCAACTGGAACACGGCCGTCAACAACCAGCGTACGGATGGTATCAACCAATCGACCAACGAATTTTTCGGGCAAACCGGCGGGCGCAATCAAAACATCAACCAACGGAATGAGCAGACCAGTAAGTCGGTCACCAATACCGTTAATCTGGCCTACACCGAGCCGTTGTCGCTGAGCAAATCGCTGGAATTTCATTACAATTATTCCCTGAACCGCAACACCTCCGACCGAACTGTAAACAACTACGATGAATCCACCGGTACCTACTCGGCGTTCAATCCGGCCCTGAGCAACAACTTCGTCAATACCTACCAGACCAACCGCGTGGGGTCGACGCTGCAAACCAAGCGCTTGAAATATACTTACGCCCTTGGTTTCGACGTACAGCAGGCCAGCCTGCGCAGCGACAACCGGACGACAGACACCGAACTGCGGAAGAATTTCACCAACGTGCTGCCGAATGCGGTATTCACGTATACGTTCAGCAAAAGCCGTACTCTGCGACTGAATTACCGCAGCCAGACCCACGCCCCTTCGGTTTCGCAGTTGCAACCCGTGCCCGACAACACCAATCCGCTGAACATCCGGCTGGGAAATCCAAACCTGAAACAGGAGTTTACCCATACCGTCTCACTGAATTACAACAACTTCCAGCAAACGACCTTCCGCTCGGTGTTTGCGATGCTGAACGCCAGCCAGACAAGCAACAAAATCGTCAACGCCACATCATTCAACAAGCAGGGAGCGCAGACTACCCAACCCGTTAACACCAATGGGTATTACAACATGAACGGGTTTCTGACAATCGGTCGGCGGATTCAGCCGTTGAAAGCGAATGTCAACCTGACGAGTCACGTGAATTTTAACCGGGGCGTCAGTCTGGTGAACAGCCAGACCAACCGCTCACAGAACTGGACGCTCAGCCAGGGTGCCCGCATGAATTCGAACTTCAACGAGAAACTGGAGTTTGGCCTGAGCGGAAACATCAGCTACCAGACGGCCCTGTACTCGCTTCAGTCGTCGCAGAACACGGAGTTTTTCAACAAATCGCTCAGCGGGGATCTGTATTATCAATTACCGTTCCGGCTGGTGGTTACGACCGATATCACCTACAACAACTATTCGGGAAAATCGGCGGGGTCGGTGCAGAACTTCGCGCTCTGGAACGTGGCGCTGGCGCGGCAGTTTTTCCGGAATAAACAGGGCGAGTTACGGTTACAGGTATACGACCTGCTGAATCAGAACCGGAGCATCAACCGAAACGTCACCGAAACGTACACGGAAGAAACCACCAGCCGGGTCCTGAACCGGTATTTTCTCTTGACGTTTACCTACAACCTGCGCCGATTTGGCAGCGGCCCGCAAGCCCGTCCGGATCGGGGTCCTTCGTACCAGCCCCGGGATCTGCAACGACCGGGAAGACTGAATTGATTAGTCAGCCTGCGACGGCAGTTTGTTGGACGAACCGGCGTTTTTGCCCTGCCCGATCCTATAGGTCAGCGACAGCAGAATGTTGTTTTTCCCAGTGGCAGACTGGGGTGTAAAAATCCCTTTTTCAAAACTTGCCGGGCTGTAGTTGGTTTGATTGACCCATCCCATTTGTACAATCCAGTGTTTGTCGACCTGGTAGCCAACCCCGCCGTACACCCGGTTTCGCTCGAAGGTGGGGCCTTTGGGGTTGATGAAAATTTCGTCAAAAAGAGACAGAAAAGCCGTCTTGGCCGTAATCGTCGGTTTGTTGAGCGGTATAAACGCGTTCAGCCTGTACCGAATCCGGTTACGGAACGGCGTGGAACCGTCGCGGTTATTGAACCAGCGCTGTTCAATGCGGTACCGTTGTTCGAACTTGATCCGGGAAAGATGCTGGTTGATTACCAATTGCTGCCAGAACCGTTTTTCGGTATTCAGCGGACCGTCCGACAGTTCGCGGAAATCGTACGTGGCGTAGTGACCACCCGCCAGCGTAAAGGTAAAGTGCTGACTTAAATCATAACTGATACCGCCTTTTAATTCCCGGTAGAAAAACTGCTGCATGACGGCATTTCCGCGCGCCTGTACTTCGGCAAAACCACCCCATTTATCACTACCACCCGGTAACTGGACCGTGCCGATAAACCAGGTGCCCCAGGGCGTTGACGGCGTGAGTGACGTTTGAGCGAACGATGTCGAACAAAGAACTAAAAATAAGCTGAGTGTTAAACCAATAACGACTAAGAGCCGCTTCATAGAAGAGATTGAATTGAGTCTTCAAATTTACAATGGCGTAATGAAACCGCTGTAACGTTTACACAATCTTAACAATTTGATAATAATGAAGTAACGATTGAAGCAGTTCGGAAAAACTCAGCGGGAAATCAGGATAAAAATTTGGCAATATCTTTCCGGGACCGTCCAATCATTTATCCGGTCGGAACGGAGTCGTTTTAGACCATTCCTTCAAAATCTCCCGGGCTTATCGTAATTTTGCCTTCAGATGCAGACGACGCCCGTTAAATTTTTGATTCTCCGGTTTTCTTCCATTGGTGACATTGTGTTGACAACGCCGGTTGTTCGGTGCCTGAAACAACAGGTGCCGGGGGCGGAAATCCATTTCTGCACCAAGCGGGCTTACCAGTCGGTTATCGAGTCGAACCCGTACATCGACAAACGGATTTACCTGGGCGACAAGCTGGCCGACCTCATCGGCGACCTGCGGGCCGAGCGCTACGACTACATCATCGACCTGCACAACAACCTCCGTACCCGGATCATCAAGCTCCGGCTGGACCGCCCCTCCTACAGCTTCGACAAGCTGAACTGGGAAAAATGGCTGTACGTGCGCTTCAAGCTCAACACCATGCCGAACGTGCACGTGGTTGACCGGTACATGAAAACCGTTGAAACCTTCGGCGTGGTGAATGACCTAAAAGGGCTGGATTATTTTATACCGTACCGCGACATCGTGGAGCGGGAGTGGCTTCCGGCTTCCCACCGGCGCCAGTTTGTCACCTACGCCATTGGCGGTCAGCACAATACCAAAAAGCTACCCGTAGCCCGGATGATTGAGTTGTGCCGAAAGATAAACTTTCCAATTGTGCTGCTGGGGGGCAAGGAAGACGCGCAGGCGGGGGAAGAAATCCGTCAGGCCCTGGGCGACACGCTGATTTACAACGCCTGCGGCCAATACAACCTCAACCAGTCGGCCTCGCTGCTGGATCAGTCGGCGCTGGTGTTCAGCCACGATACGGGCCTGATGCACATTGCGGCCGCCCTGCGGAAAAAAGTGTACTCGATCTGGGGCAGTACCACGCCCCAACTGGGGATGTACCCCTATAAAACGCAATTTGTTGCCCTCGAAAATAAACCCTTAGGCTGCCGTCCGTGTTCTAAAATTGGGTACGAACGCTGCCCGTTGGGTCATTTCAAATGCATGAACGAACTGCCGTTTGACTTCGATCTGAACGAATTGAAGCGGGGCGCGGGTCCGTCGACACACCGACTGGGTCCGGAACGTTAATTTCTTAATCACATGTCAAAAAAAGTAAACATTGGCCTGGTGCAGATGTCCTGCACGGCCGACCTGGACGCTAATCTCGAAAAAGCCATCAACGGCATCCGGGAAGCAGCCGCCAAAGGAGCGCAGATCGTTTGTTTGCAGGAACTGTTTCGCTCCCTGTATTTTTGTGACGTTGAAGATCACCATAATTTCAGCCTGGCCGAAGCCATCCCCGGTCCCACCACCGACCGGCTGGCCGACGTGGCCCGCGAAACCAATACCGTCATCATTGCGTCGCTGTTCGAGAAACGAACGGCCGGTTTATACCACAACACCACGGCGGTGCTGGATGCCGATGGCACCTACCTGGGCAAATACCGGAAGATGCACATCCCCGACGATCCGGGCTATTACGAGAAGTTTTACTTCACGCCCGGCGATTTAGGCTACAAGGTTTTCGAAACCAAATACGCCAAAATTGGGGTCCTGATTTGCTGGGATCAGTGGTATCCCGAACCCGCCCGGATTACGTCCCTGATGGGTGCCGAAGTTCTTTTTTACCCCACGGCCATTGGCTGGGATACGGAAGAAACCGACCCGAAAGTGAACGAGGAACAATACGGAGCCTGGCAAACCATCCAGCGCAGCCACGCCATTGCCAACGGCATTCACGTGGTTTCGGTCAACCGCGTGGGCACGGAAAACGGACAGCAATTCTGGGGCGGATCGTTCGTGGCCAATCCGCACGGATCACTGCTGTACCTGGCCCCCCACGACCAGGAGGTGGTTCACGTTCAGGAGGTTGATCTGGCCCTGACGGACCGGTACCGGACCACCTGGCCTTATTTCCGGGATCGGCGGATCGATTCGTACCAGCCGATCACCAAACGGTATATTGACGAATGACGAGCCGCATGAAGTTTTTGTTGATTTCATTTGTGGCTGTAACGATGGGCACCGGGTTGTGGTATTTCAAGTACGTGCGCGGCCCGGAACCCATCGTTGTCGTTCATCAGGGCGCCCTCCCTCCTTCTACCGCCCTGACCCCGACGCCCCGACACCCCTTCACGCCCACCACCCGTAAAGGCTTTTGGAATCCGGATGTGGTGGATGATTTCACCCTTCCCGCGACCAAAACCGTTACATTTCATGCCGCCGGCCGGAACCTGCACGTCGATCAGGATTGGTCGAAACTGTTTCGCCGGGGATTTTCGTCCATCGACAAAAGCCGCATGGTACCGGAGGAGTTTCGCAGCCCCTGGAACCCCAAACCGCCCGGCTGGACGAGCCGCCTGAAGCCGTCGCAGCGGGCACTAACCATTGGGCAGGGCTACATGGCCGATCCGCCGTTTAACATTAGCTGGTCGCGGGCGGGCGACAACGCCCCCGGAACCTGGTACATTCGCCCGTGGGGTGACAAGGATTTTAAGAATAGCGTCTCGGTGGCGATGCAGGAACTCAGTGGCGAGTGCGAAAACTTTGGGGACTGCCCGCCCGACAAGCACCTGAACACTTACGGCAAGATTTTCTTCGATATTGAAAACGAAGGACTCAACAACCCCCTAAACCGTCAGGAGCAGGCCAATCTGTACGTCTTTATGATGAAGACGCTCCGGCAGTGGATTAGCCCGTACACCGAGGTAGGGTCCATTGCGCCGGTTCCGCACAACAGTTTCGGTTATTCCCGCGCCCGGGATTACAACGCGTCGCCCGACTGGCTTTGGGACATGCCCGCCCAGCAAACCGACATTTCCCGCCAGCGCGGTATGCCCGACGACATCGTTGGCAAAACTTTCGCGGATTACGCCGATTTCCAGATGCCCGGCACGTATTACCTGTATCCGGAATTTGATTACTCCATTCCGCATACCGACGACGGGGCACGCCACTGGCTGGCAGCTTTGCTGGGCGAACAGGAAGTAAACATGAAGTTGTCGCCTAAAAAACGGATTGCGTGGCACTGGCTGTTCAATACCCAAAGCAGTGATTTTCCGAATAGCGAGAAAGCCAAAAATGCCGCCCCGCCCGCCATTGCCGAAGGAATGGCGGTTTTTTACTGGTTTACGGGGGCCTACGGCGTACTTTTCTGGGATGACGCCAACGATTTGAAACCCGACCAGCCCACGCCCACCGATGTCAACCAGCAGGGGCTGGGCAACGACCGGGTTTATGCCTGCTACGAACACTACCTCCACGGCCTCTGGCGTCTGTTCAAACACCACGGCGACCTGTTCAACGGGCGGGAAAAATACCTGAACGAACAAACCGAGTGTTCCGTCGATGGCGGCAAAACTTGGTACAAATTCAACGCCAATCAGCTCAAAACGGACGAAAAGCCGTTTGTGCGGGCCATCGTCAACGGCAACCAGATTCTGGTGGCGGCTACCCAGCCATACGGCAAAGCGGGTGAGCGCAAGTCGGTGATGCTGCGGTATGTTGAGGACGGTTACCAGTTTTACACAACCATCGACCTGGCCGGTGACGAAATTTTTCTGGGCCGGGCTACCATGCCCAAAGCCGTCGGAGCGCGCAAAAAAGTTTAAAAGAACACGGCTTTTACAGCTCGTTATCGCACAAAAAGCCGGAAAAACCGGCTTTTTGTGCGATAACGCAGTTCGGCCCGGTTTTTATCCTTACAGGCCATCAGGGAACCGTTTGGCTTAAAACAGTTATAGTATCATCGCGCAGCTTTCTAGTATTGTAGCGTCTTTCATCCGCGCGAGCGAACGTTTTAACGAAAACACGATGGCAGAACAAGAAACAAATTCCGGGCTGGAGGGCTTCGGAAAAAAACTTTTAAGTCTCTTTATCAAAGACGCTCCGGAAAATCAGCCGAGACCGATCCCCTCTGCGCCCCAAAACAATCCGGTTACCGCGCCGGTTTCGCAAAATGCGCCGGTTTCGGCACCCGTGACTCCGGTCATGCCGTCGCCAACGCCCCCAGCGGAAGGTTCGGTCGACACCAGGTTTGTCGATCACTTCGCGTCGGTGTTGTCGAAGGCCAACCAGCCGGGACCGGATTACTTTGAGTTTCGGGAAACCCTGAAAAACCTGTCGAATCTCAACCTGAGCGAAGACCAGCAGTACCAGGCGGCCTGGGCCAGCTTCCGGGCCATGGGCGGCTCGGCGGACGTTTCGGCGCTGATCAATTCGGCCAATCAGTACCTGACGGCGCTCAACAACGACCAGCAGGCTTTCTCCCGAACCGTCGATTCGGCGGTGAACGAAAAAGTCGGCGGCCTGTCGAACGAACAGAAACAGTTACAGGCAGAAAACGAGCAGATTGCCAAACAGATTCTGGAGCTTCAGCGCAAGATCGACGCCAACAACGGGCGGCTGGCGCAGATTGGGGGCGAAATTGACGAGCAAAGCCGCAAAATTGCCCAGAACAAAGGCAATTACGAGGCCACGCTGGCCGTGTTCGTCGGGCAGATCAAGCGGGATTTGCTAAAACTCGGAGAATATATTAAGCAATAGTCAACAGTTTATAGTTTTTCGTATACTTGGCGGTTTATAAAAAAATGGCCCTGGAAAAACGAAAGGCGAATTTTATAAAACCTTAAACTTCAACTTACAGCATGGCATCAACACCTGATTTTTCACAAGTGGGTGGCCGAACCGACGACGGCGACAAGCGCTCGTTTTGGAGCCGCCCGGAAGGCCTCACCGGCATGTTTTTTCTGGCCGCCATCGGTGCGCTGGGCTTGGTCTACTTCAATCGGATAGTCGAATTTCTGATTCGGGTGACCGAAAATACGCTGTACCTGGCGGGTTTGCTGGCCGTACTGGGCCTCCTGATCTTTCTGTTTACCAGCAAGGACGTTCGGACGGCGGTTTTCTTCCTGTACAAAACGCTGATGCGTAAGCTGACGGGCGTTGTCATCCAGCTCGACCCCATTGCGATCATGAAGATTTACGTGGACGACCTGAAGGATAAACGGCGGAAGATGCAGGGTCAGATTGACACGCTGGCCGGACAACTGGTGAAGCTGAACCGGAAGATTGCCGAAAACAACGAAAACATCAAGCAGAAATTCGCCGAAGCCAACAAAGCCAACAACATGGCCGACCGCCCCGGTATGCGCGAAGCCGCCCAGCTGGCCACCATCGAAGGCGCCGGTTTGCAGGAAATGAACGAAAAGCTGCAACCCCTCCAGCGGAACATGCGGACGGTGCTGGAGTTTATGGAAAAGGTGAACAAAAGCGCCGACTACATCATCAAGGAAACCGAAATCAAGGTCAAACTGAAGGAAGCCGAATACCAGATTGTCAAGGAAAGCTCCAACGCGCTGCGGACCGCCATCAGCATCTTCAAGGGAAATCCGGACAAGAAGTTTTACTTCGACGAGTCGATGGAGTACATTCAGGATGACATGAGCAAAAAACTGGGCGAAATGAAGCGGGCGATGGATATGTCGATGGACTTCATCAACTCGGTGGACATCCAGAACGGTATTCTGTCGGACAAAGGGCAGGCGCTGCTGGAAGCCTACAACCACGGTGAATTTAAAATCATCCAGACTACCGATACGACTCCGCCCCCGGTGCCCGGCCGTTCCATCAATCCGCCCAAAGACGAAGGCTACC
This Larkinella insperata DNA region includes the following protein-coding sequences:
- a CDS encoding DUF2490 domain-containing protein, whose product is MKRLLVVIGLTLSLFLVLCSTSFAQTSLTPSTPWGTWFIGTVQLPGGSDKWGGFAEVQARGNAVMQQFFYRELKGGISYDLSQHFTFTLAGGHYATYDFRELSDGPLNTEKRFWQQLVINQHLSRIKFEQRYRIEQRWFNNRDGSTPFRNRIRYRLNAFIPLNKPTITAKTAFLSLFDEIFINPKGPTFERNRVYGGVGYQVDKHWIVQMGWVNQTNYSPASFEKGIFTPQSATGKNNILLSLTYRIGQGKNAGSSNKLPSQAD
- a CDS encoding glycosyltransferase family 9 protein; protein product: MQTTPVKFLILRFSSIGDIVLTTPVVRCLKQQVPGAEIHFCTKRAYQSVIESNPYIDKRIYLGDKLADLIGDLRAERYDYIIDLHNNLRTRIIKLRLDRPSYSFDKLNWEKWLYVRFKLNTMPNVHVVDRYMKTVETFGVVNDLKGLDYFIPYRDIVEREWLPASHRRQFVTYAIGGQHNTKKLPVARMIELCRKINFPIVLLGGKEDAQAGEEIRQALGDTLIYNACGQYNLNQSASLLDQSALVFSHDTGLMHIAAALRKKVYSIWGSTTPQLGMYPYKTQFVALENKPLGCRPCSKIGYERCPLGHFKCMNELPFDFDLNELKRGAGPSTHRLGPER
- a CDS encoding carbon-nitrogen hydrolase is translated as MSKKVNIGLVQMSCTADLDANLEKAINGIREAAAKGAQIVCLQELFRSLYFCDVEDHHNFSLAEAIPGPTTDRLADVARETNTVIIASLFEKRTAGLYHNTTAVLDADGTYLGKYRKMHIPDDPGYYEKFYFTPGDLGYKVFETKYAKIGVLICWDQWYPEPARITSLMGAEVLFYPTAIGWDTEETDPKVNEEQYGAWQTIQRSHAIANGIHVVSVNRVGTENGQQFWGGSFVANPHGSLLYLAPHDQEVVHVQEVDLALTDRYRTTWPYFRDRRIDSYQPITKRYIDE